A stretch of Brassica napus cultivar Da-Ae chromosome C6, Da-Ae, whole genome shotgun sequence DNA encodes these proteins:
- the LOC106430589 gene encoding myrosinase 4-like: MLLTMEIPKAHFSLAILVILFAVSSSQNVGNPACKAKEPFNCDNPLTFNRTSFPKNFTFGAATSAYQIEGAAHRALNGWDYYTHRYPEKVPDHSSGDLACDSYDLYKEDVKLLKRMKAQAYRLSIAWSRVLPKGRLIGGIDENGIKYYNNLINELKANGIEPYVTIFHWDVPQTLEDEYGGFLSRRIVEDYKNYAELLFQRFGDRVKFWITLNQPYSLASKGYGDGSYPPGRCTGCEFGGDSGTEPYIVGHNQLLAHAKVVALYRKRYQKLQGGKIGTTLIGRWFTPLNENSIRDTAAAKRAFDFFVGWFLDPLVYGRYPKIMGQMVGNRLPKFTPQESKLVKGSLDFLGLNYYVTQYATNAPRSTQPNVITDARVTLGYYRNRVPIGVQAPSFVYYPPGIRQILNYIKNKYGNPLTYITENGVADLDTGNLTLPDALADNGRIQNHCSHLSCLKCSIDDGCNVAGYFAWSLMDNYEFGNGYTLRFGMNWVNFTNPGDRREKASGKWFSEFIIKH, from the exons ATGCTCTTAACCATGGAAATTCCAAAAGCTCACTTCTCTTTGGCCATTCTTGTCATTCTCTTTGCGGTTTCAAGTAGCCAAAATGTTGGCAACCCGGCCTGTAAGGCTAAAGAACCCTTCAACTGCGACAATCCCCTTACATTCAACCGAACTAGTTTTCCAAAGAACTTCACTTTTGGTGCGGCTACTTCCGCCTACCAG attgaaggtGCAGCACATAGAGCACTTAACGGATGGGACTATTACACTCATAGATATCCAG AGAAAGTTCCAGATCACAGTTCCGGAGACCTTGCTTGTGATTCGTATGATCTTTACAAG GAGGATGTCAAATTACTGAAAAGAATGAAGGCTCAAGCCTACCGGCTCTCAATAGCATGGTCTAGGGTCTTACCAA AGGGAAGATTGATAGGAGGGATAGACGAAAACGGGATCAAATACTACAATAACCTCATCAATGAGTTAAAAGCAAATG GCATAGAACCGTACGTAACAATCTTTCACTGGGATGTTCCCCAAACTCTAGAAGATGAGTATGGAGGTTTCTTGAGCCGGCGTATAGT GGAGGACTACAAAAACTATGCCGAGCTTCTATTCCAGAGGTTTGGAGACAGAGTCAAATTTTGGATCACTTTAAACCAACCTTACTCTCTTGCAAGCAAAGGTTATGGAGATGGATCGTATCCGCCTGGACGGTGCACTGGCTGTGAATTTGGAGGAGATTCTGGAACCGAACCTTATATAGTTGGACATAACCAACTTCTAGCTCATGCAAAAGTTGTAGCATTATACAGAAAAAGATATCAG AAATTACAAGGTGGTAAGATAGGAACGACCTTGATCGGGAGATGGTTCACCCCATTAAACGAAAATAGCATTCGCGACACGGCTGCTGCAAAGCGAGCATTTGATTTCTTCGTCGGAtg GTTTTTGGATCCACTGGTCTATGGAAGATATCCAAAGATAATGGGACAGATGGTCGGAAATAGATTACCAAAATTCACACCCCAAGAATCAAAATTAGTCAAAGGATCACTTGATTTTCTAGGGTTGAACTATTACGTTACTCAATATGCGACCAACGCACCTCGTTCCACACAACCTAATGTCATAACCGATGCAAGAGTTACTCTTGGAT ATTATCGCAACAGAGTACCAATTGGTGTCCAG GCGCCTAGCTTTGTCTACTACCCCCCAGGGATCCGTCAGATTCTAAATTATATCAAAAACAAATACGGAAACCCACTTACCTACATTACTGAAAATG GAGTTGCTGATCTTGATACCGGAAACTTAACGCTGCCAGATGCTCTTGCTGATAATGGACGAATTCAAAATCACTGCAGCCATCTTTCATGTCTCAAATGCTCTATCGA TGATGGATGCAACGTAGCAGGGTATTTTGCATGGTCTTTGATGGATAACTACGAGTTCGGAAATGGTTACACTCTCCGCTTTGGTATGAATTGGGTCAATTTCACTAATCCTGGTGATCGAAGAGAAAAAGCTTCTGGCAAATGGTTTTCTGAGTTCATAATCAAACACTAA